The following is a genomic window from Prunus persica cultivar Lovell chromosome G7, Prunus_persica_NCBIv2, whole genome shotgun sequence.
TCAATAAAAGGTGAGAAGATTAAGTGGGGTATGTTCTCTTTTGTTCCTTTCACCTTTTCCCAAACACACAGCTTTCAATACTTTcattccaaaagaaaaccttTCTGGAGATCAGAAGAAAAGTTGgaagaataaaattacattgaCCTTCATGAGTAAAGTGCTAAAACGGTCGTTGATTCAGAGCAAGCCATGTCCTCTAAGTACAGGAATTAAAGATGAAGGCCCCCAGTGGCTCTCAGTTCTTAGAAAAAGCCAAATTGCCCTGGACCAAGAAATAATGATTTCAAATTTGGCTGCTTTTCAATTCTTCTTAGTGCAATGAACTTGGCAGCAGACATCCGGtccaaaaaccaaattaatcCAAAGCTGAAAATTGGTCCCCCATCTGTATAGGGACTTCAACATTGCTAATTCCTCCTTACATTTCAGTCTCTAAAATTTACTGCTAAGCCTCCTGATGGAAAGGTTGTCAAATTATTTGGACAAATGGAAGAGTAAACATCAAGTAATCAATAAGATAATGACACTTGGTGACACCGATAAGATACAATGATTGGGTATTGTACATGGGGATATTACAGCAATTTTATGTACAACATGCACAAATAATGGTTAGGAAGGGGTGGTGTAATCTTGGCTTTTTACAAGAAATCCCATTGCCAATAAACTTTCTCTACAATTCCTCCACCACTCTTTACAGCAAGGTGAAGTGTTTCAGAAGCAGGAGGAACCCCCCAGAGTAATGGCACTGCAACCGTCATTCTTAGCTTTTCATGCAACCCACCTTTCATCGCTTTCTCTGCAGCAACAACCTGAATTTGACAACATAAAAGGTATATTAATAAACAAAAGCTTATCCATGACACCAGTCTTCAGAGTTCAGGCATGCATAAAAAATTCTCAGCTAACTACGAGATACATGTAAACTAGCCACGATATCAAACGTGCAAAATAACTGTCTATGAAGCAAGATACAGTGACCAGACCAGGAGGGGAGAAATGCGCCAACTGGAATGACCTCTTTCCTATGGTATGCAGAATGCTTGCTCCATCCCCACGTACTAAAGGCAACCATTtcaccttttttgttttgttttttgtctgGAACCATTTAACCTGTTCAAACAACATCTACCCTAATTCTCTATGTCTTTCActtgttccttttcttttgttgtccTCAATCCTTCTGTGTactcatctctcttttttcctgTCCTGGCATTATTGAAGTGTTCCCATCTTTCCTCTCCTTGTCAAGCAGTAACTAGTTCAGTTCACGAGACTAGCTTTGTTAGTAGTTCAAGAAGTCCTTTTGCAGGTGGATCTTCCATAGTCACAAAGCTTGACTTTGAAGGATTGACCCCCAGACGAGGAGTTTCTTGAGTGGTGACTATTGCAGTATTGATCTCCCTGACTTGAAACTCTTAGCATTCCATCTAACTTACAACCATCAAGGACTGTTATCCTGTACTAATGGGAACTTTAGCTTTATTGGCAAGTTTCATCGCTCTCTTTTAGCCCTACCTCCACTCAGAAAGGCAACAGGAAAAGAGCAAGCTGGCTGGCCACAAAACTTGTATGGCTCCACCTCTGGAGACCCATCTCCAGTAAGGGACTGTATGTACTTGGGTTCCAAATATCTAAGCGATGAACTTTCCAAATCAGCAAATTTAGACATCTTTTACATAAACTAAATATCTTCCCAAGAAGACAATCTAAGGATTCAAATAAATCTGTTTACTACTCTGCTACAGCCAGCATGGACCCCTACCTGGCCCATTGCTGGACAATTGTCAACGGCCCATATGCATATGTTTGTAGCAATTTATTAGACAAGACAAGGCCTAATACAGTTTTGACtaacaaatttaatttaccgccaTTCCGATCAAAACCCTATTTCCACtacttgaattgaaaattaataatactAAGCAATTAGTAGTAATGATGCATGCAACAAATACATAGAGAATTGAGAATTCAATATAACCctacaagaaataaatatatccaTTTGGCATGGGTTTCATTGCAGCTCTTAGACCATAAAACATGAATAAGTTTTGGAGACTTAATTATCTTATCAATTGACTTTCTTATAGTAAAGCCATAAGGCTAGGAGGGAGACAGGGTATTGAGAACAAAAATGTTCCTTTGGTCCTCAACAACaatcaacaaaatgaaataattatgATGGGAAAAAATAGCTAAACAGTACATTTGTGACATGgaaatatggcatacctcacCACCATGTTCCAGCACAGTGTCTTCCACAACATCGCTTAGCATCTCAATGGAACGGCAAAACCCAAAGATACATAGTTTCCTGCCCGTATCAAGACCCTAGAATGACAAATTCTCACATACATAAGACAAAGCACAAAAGAGAAGcaagaaaaacatataaacGATCAAATTGCAGCTTAAACAATAGAAGTAACAGTGAAAAggtttgtttacatttgttgCTGCAATATCAAAGAGAGCACCTAGACACAAACCCTGCTCTGTATCCATGTAATCACTCTCCTGAAATCGCTGAAATCTTTGATTAGCCTTTGACCTCCCTTGCTTCTTCTGTCAAGTACACACATTCAACTAGATGATTTAACA
Proteins encoded in this region:
- the LOC18769319 gene encoding uncharacterized protein LOC18769319, which gives rise to MSFPSFLLRFSLCNFLFSMAETSAALCFSPFSSFPSFSRAKDSSFSSLSAAFPPKSPKSHPCPSRLLRFRAKSSSDSSNSLPDDIFGFFPWSNDSEIEWVAEERVTLFTTDGLVQIGGSMVPRRVTSSNKKQGRSKANQRFQRFQESDYMDTEQGLCLGALFDIAATNGLDTGRKLCIFGFCRSIEMLSDVVEDTVLEHGGEVVAAEKAMKGGLHEKLRMTVAVPLLWGVPPASETLHLAVKSGGGIVEKVYWQWDFL